In the genome of Candidatus Deferrimicrobium sp., one region contains:
- a CDS encoding cofactor-independent phosphoglycerate mutase, with protein MGGKYIILIGDGMADWPILAIGNRTPLQAAEKPNMDFMAANGSVGMVQVVPKEMYPGSDVSNLSILGYDPAVVYTGRSPLEAASIGISLGPDDVAVRCNLVALKNEGADSEMEDFSAGHISTSEAAELLASLQEAVADKGIRFHTGVSYRHLMVWPGGCDGVKTTPPHDIHGKKITRYLPQGDGAEFLLTIMEISREIFSDHPVNRKRVAAGKLPGNAVWLWGQGKAPRIATFEERFGLTGSVVAAVDLIKGIGIYAGLEVIAVPGATGYTDTNYRGKAEYALRELERKDFVLIHVEAPDEAGHNGSVEEKIRAIERIDREMLTPLLARVREKGDLRILLMPDHPTPVAIRTHAQEPVPFVFYPAPPGLVTTPGMRYTEADARDTGQFVPAGTRLIEYLLA; from the coding sequence ATGGGCGGGAAATACATCATCCTGATCGGCGACGGCATGGCCGATTGGCCGATCCTGGCGATCGGCAACCGCACGCCGCTCCAGGCCGCGGAGAAACCGAACATGGATTTCATGGCGGCCAACGGGTCCGTCGGGATGGTGCAGGTCGTCCCGAAAGAGATGTACCCGGGCAGCGACGTGTCGAACCTGAGCATCCTGGGGTACGACCCCGCCGTCGTCTACACCGGCCGCTCGCCGCTCGAGGCGGCCTCCATCGGCATCTCCCTCGGACCGGACGACGTCGCGGTCCGCTGCAACCTGGTGGCGTTGAAAAACGAAGGGGCCGACTCCGAGATGGAGGATTTCTCCGCCGGGCATATCTCCACCTCAGAAGCGGCGGAGCTGCTCGCCTCCCTCCAGGAGGCTGTCGCCGATAAGGGGATCCGGTTTCACACGGGCGTGTCGTATCGACACCTGATGGTTTGGCCCGGCGGGTGCGATGGCGTGAAGACGACACCCCCGCATGACATCCACGGAAAGAAGATCACCCGTTACCTTCCCCAGGGGGACGGGGCGGAATTCCTCCTGACGATCATGGAGATCTCACGAGAGATCTTTTCCGACCACCCGGTGAACCGGAAAAGGGTGGCGGCGGGGAAGCTTCCCGGCAACGCGGTATGGCTCTGGGGGCAGGGGAAGGCCCCTCGCATCGCCACGTTCGAGGAAAGGTTCGGCCTGACAGGATCCGTGGTCGCCGCGGTGGACCTTATCAAGGGAATCGGGATCTACGCGGGGCTCGAGGTGATCGCCGTTCCGGGCGCCACCGGGTACACCGACACGAACTACCGGGGAAAGGCGGAATACGCCCTTCGGGAGCTCGAGAGGAAGGATTTCGTCCTGATCCACGTGGAGGCCCCCGACGAGGCCGGACACAACGGGAGCGTGGAAGAGAAGATCCGCGCGATCGAACGGATCGACCGGGAGATGCTGACCCCGCTCCTCGCGAGGGTCCGGGAGAAGGGGGATCTCCGGATCCTTCTGATGCCGGACCATCCGACCCCCGTCGCGATCCGTACCCACGCGCAAGAGCCGGTCCCGTTCGTCTTTTACCCGGCGCCCCCCGGCCTGGTCACGACTCCCGGAATGCGTTACACGGAAGCGGACGCACGGGACACGGGACAGTTTGTCCCTGCGGGTACTCGCCTGATCGAATATCTGCTCGCATAG
- a CDS encoding thioesterase family protein — MEHVATVRVIFGDTDAAGIVYYGNYLRWFEVGRAELMRRKGFSYLDTMERGVLLPVIESNARYHASARYDDVLRIYAEIRDVRGVRLTFGYRIERDDGTSLVTGHTVHAFTGRDGRPVRPPAEFRSLSLSNDISRKKGA; from the coding sequence GTGGAACATGTCGCCACCGTCCGGGTGATCTTCGGTGACACGGATGCCGCCGGCATCGTCTATTACGGGAACTACCTCCGCTGGTTCGAAGTCGGCCGGGCGGAGCTGATGCGGCGAAAAGGATTCTCGTATCTCGATACGATGGAGCGGGGGGTGCTCCTTCCCGTCATCGAGTCGAATGCCCGTTACCACGCATCCGCGCGGTACGACGACGTGCTCCGGATTTACGCGGAGATCCGTGACGTCCGTGGGGTGCGCCTGACGTTCGGATACCGGATCGAACGGGACGACGGGACTTCGCTGGTGACGGGGCATACCGTTCACGCATTCACGGGACGGGACGGGAGACCGGTGCGACCTCCCGCGGAGTTCCGCTCGTTGTCGCTTTCGAACGACATTTCCCGGAAAAAGGGGGCCTGA